A portion of the uncultured Bacteroides sp. genome contains these proteins:
- a CDS encoding S1-like domain-containing RNA-binding protein, which produces MSIELGKFNVLEVVKTVDFGVYLDGEQEGEILLPTRYVPDNCQIGDFLNVFLYLDNEERLIATTLTPLVQVGEFACLEVAWVNQFGAFLNWGLMKDLFVPFSEQKMKMLVGNKYVIHAHVDEESYRIVASAKVERYFSKEEPTYEPDDEVNILIWQKTDLGFKAIIDNKFGGLLYDSEIFQPLHTGMTLKAYVKQVREDEKIDLVLQKPGFEKIDDFAKSLLQYIQTHGGSVAVNDKSPAEEIYDIFQVSKKTFKKAVGDLYRRRLIKLTDGGIELVVA; this is translated from the coding sequence ATGAGCATAGAACTAGGCAAATTTAATGTGCTGGAGGTTGTGAAGACCGTAGATTTTGGAGTGTATCTTGACGGCGAGCAGGAAGGCGAGATATTATTACCCACCCGTTATGTTCCCGATAATTGTCAGATTGGTGACTTTCTGAATGTTTTTCTATACCTCGACAATGAGGAGAGGCTGATTGCTACAACTTTGACTCCATTGGTGCAGGTAGGTGAATTTGCTTGTCTGGAAGTGGCGTGGGTAAATCAGTTTGGTGCTTTCCTTAACTGGGGTCTGATGAAAGACCTTTTTGTTCCTTTCAGTGAGCAAAAGATGAAGATGCTAGTGGGCAATAAGTATGTGATACATGCTCATGTTGACGAGGAGAGCTATCGCATTGTAGCATCGGCCAAGGTCGAACGTTACTTTTCTAAAGAAGAACCTACTTATGAGCCCGATGATGAGGTGAATATTCTCATCTGGCAGAAAACAGACTTGGGTTTCAAAGCGATTATAGATAATAAGTTTGGCGGATTGCTGTATGACAGTGAAATTTTTCAGCCTTTACATACCGGTATGACCCTGAAAGCTTATGTAAAACAGGTACGCGAGGATGAAAAGATTGATCTTGTGCTTCAGAAGCCGGGCTTTGAGAAGATAGATGATTTCGCCAAAAGTTTGCTGCAATATATTCAAACGCATGGCGGTAGTGTAGCTGTTAATGATAAAAGCCCTGCCGAAGAAATTTATGATATTTTTCAGGTGAGTAAGAAGACTTTTAAAAAAGCGGTAGGCGATCTATATAGAAGGCGTCTTATTAAACTTACTGATGGTGGCATTGAACTCGTGGTTGCGTGA